A window of Mucilaginibacter paludis DSM 18603 contains these coding sequences:
- a CDS encoding ComEC/Rec2 family competence protein produces the protein MIAFNKAQVPFALLLLPFVAGLCLAMLYPFAAHLHLLQLALGAVALVFIGLNFAYQRLHIYKTKWMGGLIAFTLLLMAGIYSFEINRGINATDHFSKHPAKYLTGIINSEPKLNAGILRFIVKVKQSGDTVKLNPVSGNLLVSVKTDTSKKINLAYGDEVLFPVKFTPVDAPLNPAEFNYKAYLAHQNIYHQLFLIQHEITTLHHNSGNPMVANALKLRLYLVNKLRANMADTDAVAVASTIILGYRADLRKDVQQAYSKTGTMHLLSVAGMHVGLVYFLIVFILSLLPQHKHSKIIKAIIAIVLIWCYALITGFSPAVSRAALMLSMVITGSTFNRHIHKLNLLALSAFILLLYNPFYITDAGFQLSYLAVFGIIIIQPPIYRWLSFKNKYLREVWLVCSVSLSAQIILLPIGILYFHDFPVYFLASNIFIIIPSAIVMYAGILYLALPPIPWLSYGLGWLLDKTISIMTKTLALMEHAPFATINKLWLSPAEFILCYALIAGIFCFLTLRNKQWLKFSLVIGLALSISISLKTFRSSRTNALTFFSLRKNSGILFRTGNSAVLITDLKEQDKAYQYTIQPYLDSCQIGTVNQVDINLLTGHNGNLPPVKPIKFNGQRIVIFDRTLVAKKMAERLNTDYIYLTGNPQTNLQLLKQSYIFKLLIVGGSNSNRLNDQLEQEAMLLKVNYRNLKRNKSLTLVSNQ, from the coding sequence ATGATTGCCTTTAACAAAGCACAAGTGCCCTTTGCACTATTATTGCTGCCCTTTGTGGCCGGCCTGTGTTTAGCTATGCTGTATCCGTTTGCAGCACACCTGCACTTGCTGCAACTTGCATTAGGGGCTGTAGCGTTGGTTTTTATTGGGTTAAACTTTGCCTACCAGCGTTTACATATTTACAAAACAAAGTGGATGGGCGGCCTCATAGCATTTACTTTATTGTTAATGGCCGGCATATATAGTTTTGAAATAAACCGCGGTATTAATGCAACTGATCATTTTTCCAAACACCCGGCAAAATACTTAACAGGCATCATCAACAGCGAGCCTAAGCTAAATGCAGGCATTTTAAGGTTTATAGTTAAAGTAAAACAAAGTGGCGATACGGTTAAACTAAACCCTGTAAGCGGCAACCTGCTTGTTTCTGTTAAAACAGACACCAGTAAAAAAATCAATTTGGCCTATGGCGACGAGGTGCTGTTCCCTGTCAAATTTACGCCTGTTGATGCTCCCTTAAACCCCGCCGAATTTAACTACAAAGCCTACCTGGCCCATCAAAATATATACCATCAACTATTCTTGATTCAGCACGAAATTACCACCTTGCACCATAACAGCGGTAACCCAATGGTAGCCAATGCTCTTAAGCTTAGGCTTTACCTGGTTAACAAGCTCAGGGCTAACATGGCCGATACCGATGCCGTGGCTGTGGCATCAACCATTATTTTAGGTTACCGGGCCGATTTGCGTAAAGATGTACAGCAAGCCTACTCCAAAACGGGAACCATGCATTTGCTCTCGGTAGCGGGGATGCATGTGGGCCTGGTTTATTTTTTGATTGTTTTTATACTGTCGCTTTTGCCGCAACACAAACACAGCAAAATAATTAAAGCTATCATAGCCATTGTGCTTATTTGGTGTTACGCGTTAATTACGGGCTTTTCGCCAGCGGTAAGCCGTGCCGCCTTGATGCTTAGTATGGTTATTACAGGTTCTACCTTTAACAGGCATATTCATAAATTAAATTTGCTGGCATTATCTGCTTTTATATTATTGCTTTACAACCCATTTTACATTACCGATGCAGGCTTCCAGCTCTCTTACCTTGCTGTTTTTGGCATCATCATTATCCAGCCACCTATTTACCGCTGGCTAAGCTTTAAAAATAAATACCTGCGCGAGGTATGGCTGGTTTGCTCGGTATCCCTATCGGCCCAAATTATCCTGTTGCCAATAGGCATTTTGTACTTTCATGATTTCCCGGTGTACTTTTTGGCGAGTAACATTTTCATCATTATACCGTCGGCTATTGTAATGTATGCAGGTATACTGTACCTGGCGCTGCCCCCGATACCCTGGCTATCTTACGGATTAGGCTGGTTGCTGGATAAAACCATATCTATCATGACCAAAACCCTGGCCCTGATGGAACATGCCCCTTTTGCCACCATTAATAAATTATGGCTTAGCCCGGCAGAATTTATATTATGCTACGCCCTTATTGCCGGTATCTTTTGTTTTTTAACCCTGCGGAATAAACAATGGCTAAAATTTAGTTTGGTAATTGGTTTAGCGTTATCAATAAGCATCAGCCTTAAAACTTTCAGATCATCGCGCACCAATGCTTTAACTTTTTTCAGTTTACGCAAAAACAGCGGCATATTGTTCCGTACGGGTAACTCGGCTGTTTTAATAACCGATTTAAAGGAGCAGGATAAAGCCTATCAATATACTATACAGCCATACCTGGATAGCTGCCAGATCGGCACCGTAAACCAGGTGGATATCAACCTGCTTACAGGCCATAACGGCAACTTGCCGCCTGTTAAGCCCATTAAATTTAACGGGCAGCGTATTGTGATATTTGACAGAACCCTTGTTGCAAAAAAAATGGCCGAAAGGTTAAATACCGACTATATTTACCTTACCGGGAACCCGCAAACCAATTTGCAATTACTGAAACAAAGTTATATTTTTAAACTGTTGATAGTTGGCGGATCAAATTCAAACCGTTTAAACGACCAACTGGAACAGGAGGCGATGTTGTTAAAAGTAAATTATAGAAACTTAAAACGTAACAAATCGCTAACTTTGGTATCTAATCAATAA
- a CDS encoding L,D-transpeptidase scaffold domain-containing protein: protein MLCITACKQQPQIATKFYKHYQNKVYNEFDTAAYYTEFSRQLALLKPRLRYSATLNNYYKSRHFELHFVDQFLFNGQLRTLIKYLNDAPGHGLNAAVFNAASIERDLDTMEANHFTKIQDVYPVLVRLELETASSLLTYATALQYGVVNPRSLYRRYDIPVKRPDSLMFKKVLEADSLNSYLEQIQPRSEAYLVLKKELAAMSTVTNADSLQLRTIKLNMERLRWQTPAKDSRYLWVNIPAFKLQWIENKKVVFDMKVCLGEPKPAGYDTMLLRYLKTHSIDDKPVNHETTILCSRINTIQLNPNWNIPSSIAQNEIYYAILRNPAYLSNNNIRVYYKDKLVTQPDTIRWGRIQRQKIPYKFKQDASELNALGKFKFIFDNEAGIYLHDTPNKKAFGSSWRAVSHGCVRVEDPLKLSEALVNDTNMVDNIRMEVGLKPVNLKDTTKYNAIQAKRAVKGFELKSKYIGLKPDMQLFIDYYTCWPDENGKLVFYADAYRMDTVLEKAMGKYLNK, encoded by the coding sequence ATGTTGTGTATAACGGCTTGTAAGCAACAGCCGCAGATTGCGACTAAATTTTACAAGCACTATCAAAATAAAGTATATAACGAATTTGACACCGCTGCTTACTATACAGAATTTTCGCGGCAGTTAGCGCTGCTCAAACCCAGGCTGCGGTACTCGGCCACACTCAATAATTATTATAAGAGCCGCCATTTTGAGTTGCATTTTGTCGACCAGTTTTTATTTAACGGGCAACTGCGCACGCTCATCAAATATTTAAACGATGCGCCCGGGCATGGCCTTAACGCCGCTGTGTTTAATGCCGCCAGTATTGAGCGCGATCTGGATACCATGGAGGCTAATCATTTTACTAAAATACAGGATGTTTACCCTGTACTGGTACGCTTAGAGCTTGAAACCGCCAGTTCACTGTTAACCTACGCAACCGCCTTACAATACGGCGTGGTTAACCCGCGCAGTTTATATAGGCGTTATGATATACCCGTTAAGCGCCCGGATAGCTTAATGTTTAAAAAAGTATTGGAGGCCGATAGTTTGAATAGCTACCTGGAGCAAATTCAACCCCGGAGCGAAGCATACCTTGTGCTTAAAAAAGAGCTGGCCGCCATGAGCACCGTTACCAACGCGGATAGTCTTCAACTACGAACCATTAAACTGAATATGGAGCGTTTAAGGTGGCAGACGCCTGCCAAAGATAGCCGCTACTTATGGGTAAACATACCGGCTTTTAAATTGCAGTGGATAGAGAATAAAAAGGTTGTATTTGACATGAAGGTTTGCTTAGGTGAGCCGAAGCCCGCCGGTTATGATACCATGCTGCTGCGATATTTAAAAACGCATAGCATTGATGATAAACCCGTTAATCACGAAACTACCATCCTGTGCAGCCGCATCAACACCATACAGCTTAACCCCAACTGGAACATACCCAGCAGCATAGCACAAAACGAAATTTATTATGCCATATTAAGAAACCCGGCCTACCTGTCAAACAATAACATCAGGGTGTATTACAAGGATAAATTGGTTACCCAGCCCGATACCATTCGCTGGGGGCGGATACAGCGGCAAAAAATACCCTATAAATTCAAGCAGGACGCCAGCGAGTTAAATGCGCTTGGCAAGTTCAAGTTTATATTTGACAACGAAGCCGGTATTTACCTGCACGATACGCCCAATAAGAAAGCCTTTGGCAGTAGCTGGCGAGCGGTAAGCCACGGTTGTGTGCGTGTTGAAGATCCGTTGAAATTGAGCGAAGCATTGGTTAACGATACCAATATGGTTGATAACATCCGCATGGAGGTTGGGCTGAAGCCGGTAAACCTGAAAGACACCACCAAATACAACGCTATACAAGCCAAAAGAGCGGTAAAAGGCTTTGAGCTAAAATCGAAATATATTGGCCTTAAGCCTGATATGCAGCTTTTTATCGACTACTACACCTGCTGGCCCGACGAAAATGGCAAACTGGTTTTTTATGCTGATGCCTACCGCATGGATACTGTTTTGGAAAAGGCGATGGGGAAGTATTTGAATAAGTAG
- a CDS encoding IS630 family transposase (programmed frameshift), whose translation MIKYRVTLTEEERGRLSAIISKGSHSAQQYRNAYILLNCDESGLGEKIINEEVSRVLKVSMRMIDRVKQRFVEDGFEACLDRKPIIKTKAKKIDGEAEAHLIALSCGKAPEGFSKWSLRLLADKMVELKYVEDISYETIRKTFKKNELKPWKVKGWVIPPHQSSDFVANMEHLLDVYKRPYSQEFPVVCMDESPKQLITETRLPIPMKPGQDAREDFEYARCGVANIFLASEPLNGKRYVEVTERKTKTDWAKFIKQIADDWYPKVTKITLVMDNLGTHKPAALYEAFEPKEAKRLRDRFEFVYTPKHGSWLNMAEIELNVLMGQCLNRRIDNIKKMQKEVLAWQTHRNNKEATINWQFTNDDARIKLKRLYPTILT comes from the exons ATGATAAAGTATAGAGTAACGTTAACAGAAGAAGAGCGGGGGCGGCTAAGTGCAATAATCAGCAAGGGTTCTCACAGTGCCCAACAGTATCGCAATGCTTATATTTTATTGAATTGCGATGAAAGTGGACTTGGGGAAAAGATCATCAACGAAGAAGTCAGCCGTGTTTTAAAAGTAAGCATGCGAATGATTGACCGGGTCAAACAGCGTTTTGTTGAAGACGGTTTTGAAGCGTGCCTGGACCGTAAGCCTATAATCAAGACAAAAGCAAAAAAAATAGACGGGGAAGCCGAGGCGCATTTAATAGCATTAAGTTGTGGCAAAGCACCCGAAGGCTTTTCAAAATGGTCGCTACGTTTATTGGCTGATAAAATGGTTGAGTTGAAATATGTAGAAGATATTTCCTATGAAACGATAAGAAAGACGT TTAAAAAAAACGAGTTAAAACCCTGGAAAGTAAAAGGCTGGGTAATACCACCGCACCAAAGCAGTGATTTTGTTGCTAATATGGAGCATTTGCTGGATGTATATAAACGACCTTATAGCCAAGAGTTTCCGGTCGTTTGTATGGATGAGTCCCCAAAACAGCTGATTACAGAAACACGGTTGCCCATCCCAATGAAACCCGGACAAGATGCTCGGGAAGATTTTGAATATGCGCGTTGCGGGGTAGCCAATATATTCTTGGCATCAGAGCCATTGAACGGGAAAAGATATGTGGAGGTGACAGAACGGAAAACAAAAACAGACTGGGCAAAATTCATCAAACAAATAGCCGACGATTGGTACCCGAAAGTCACTAAAATAACCTTGGTAATGGATAACCTTGGCACACATAAACCAGCAGCGTTGTACGAGGCCTTTGAGCCGAAAGAAGCCAAACGACTAAGGGACAGGTTTGAATTTGTTTACACCCCAAAGCATGGCAGTTGGTTGAACATGGCAGAAATAGAGTTAAATGTTTTGATGGGACAATGTCTAAACCGAAGGATTGACAATATCAAAAAGATGCAAAAAGAAGTGTTGGCCTGGCAAACCCACCGAAACAATAAAGAAGCTACCATTAACTGGCAATTTACAAATGACGATGCAAGGATTAAACTCAAACGCCTTTACCCGACAATTTTAACTTGA
- a CDS encoding D-glycero-alpha-D-manno-heptose-1,7-bisphosphate 7-phosphatase: protein MPAKNKAVFLDRDGVLNKELGDYVCRVEDFVVLNNFDALKALQDKGYLLIVATNQGGLAKGWYSEDELAKMHALLRDTYQQHGVEFTDIFYCPHHPQYTGDCDCRKPKPGLLLQGIEKYNIDPAQSYFIGDRERDVEAGTAAGVKGILINSDQPINDVLGMIV, encoded by the coding sequence ATGCCTGCAAAAAATAAAGCTGTTTTTTTAGATCGTGACGGTGTATTGAATAAGGAATTAGGCGACTATGTTTGCCGCGTGGAGGATTTTGTAGTGTTGAATAATTTTGACGCTTTAAAAGCCTTGCAAGATAAGGGCTACCTGCTGATTGTGGCCACCAACCAGGGCGGCCTGGCCAAAGGCTGGTACAGCGAGGATGAACTGGCTAAAATGCACGCCCTGCTTCGAGATACCTATCAGCAACACGGTGTTGAATTTACTGATATATTTTACTGCCCGCATCACCCCCAATATACCGGCGACTGCGATTGCCGCAAACCAAAACCCGGCCTGCTGCTCCAGGGAATTGAAAAATATAATATCGACCCGGCCCAATCGTATTTTATTGGCGACCGCGAACGGGATGTAGAAGCCGGAACCGCCGCAGGGGTTAAAGGGATATTGATTAACAGCGATCAGCCGATTAATGATGTTTTGGGGATGATAGTGTAA